One genomic segment of Osmia bicornis bicornis chromosome 16, iOsmBic2.1, whole genome shotgun sequence includes these proteins:
- the LOC123988596 gene encoding uncharacterized protein LOC123988596 has protein sequence MKMSRNNFLLLLLGLAICPCSGGHKQRETPMHKAQLTQKGYIQFLRWQLPVPRITEFTFCLWIQSDDLTHPHSIFSYSKNERERLVRAWISPRGRSVHLEIGGKQVIASTTEIHENRWYHLCLSWENQVGLYGLWINGQLWARGQSEETAGHAIPSGGDIVLGQEYTDFDKGLEEGVEGSVLGFNLLLASAFDPLAREYQHREASSSSSYANAPLFARIPAKLTQPGFDYAARTLPVSNQPRARRYADSFQLPLANRTAAYKDRVFGSNKEPLGLQLVKLSYVRCEIGRGSPFIGGPLMLVSWSRTPVRVFGGAILKNVKSECGNF, from the exons ATGAAAATGtcaagaaataattttctacttCTGCTCCTCGGCCTGGCGATTTGTCCCTGTTCCGGAGGGCACAAGCAACGCGAGACGCCGATGCACAAAGCGCAGCTCACTCAGAAGGGTTACATTCAG TTCCTCAGATGGCAGCTACCAGTACCACGGATCACCGAGTTCACCTTCTGCCTGTGGATCCAGTCCGACGACCTCACTCACCCTCACTCCATATTCTCCTACTCGA AAAACGAACGCGAGCGATTGGTCCGCGCCTGGATATCCCCGCGAGGGAGGAGCGTCCATCTGGAGATCGGAGGGAAACAGGTGATCGCGTCGACGACCGAGATCCACGAGAATCGCTGGTACCACCTGTGTCTCAGCTGGGAAAACCAGGTCGGCCTGTACGGTTTGTGGATCAACGGGCAACTGTGGGCTCGGGGGCAATCGGAGGAG ACGGCGGGTCACGCGATACCCAGCGGAGGCGACATTGTACTGGGACAGGAGTACACGGACTTCGACAAGGGACTGGAGGAAGGCGTCGAGGGGTCGGTTCTGGGCTTCAACCTTCTACTGGCCTCGGCTTTCGATCCCCTCGCGAGGGAGTACCAGCATCGGGAAGCCTCCTCCTCATCGAGTTACGCCAACGCGCCCCTTTTCGCGCGGATTCCTGCGAAGTTAACGCAACCCGGCTTCGATTACGCAGCGCGGACCTTGCCGGTCTCCAACCAACCGCGGGCCCGTCGATACGCCGACAGTTTTCAGCTACCGCTGGCGAATCGCACCGCAGCCTACAAAGACAGAGTTTTTGGCTCGAACAAAGAGCCTCTCGGCTTGCAATTAGTGAAACTGTCGTACGTTCGCTGCGAGATCGGCAGAGGAAGCCCGTTCATTGGCGGCCCTCTGATGCTCGTCTCCTGGAGCAGGACACCGGTACGCGTGTTCGGCGGCGCGATCCTGAAGAACGTGAAAAGCGAGTGTGGCAATTTTTGA